A single region of the Austwickia chelonae genome encodes:
- a CDS encoding Lrp/AsnC family transcriptional regulator: protein MITAIVLIHADVDRIPEVAQDIAGQPGVREVYSVTGDCDLIAVVQVDRHEEFADVIADRLNKTSGVRSTRTHIAFRQYGTEDMDAAFAIGLD from the coding sequence GTGATCACCGCCATCGTCCTCATCCATGCCGACGTCGACCGGATCCCCGAGGTAGCGCAAGACATCGCCGGTCAGCCTGGCGTCCGCGAGGTCTATTCGGTGACCGGTGACTGCGACCTCATTGCCGTGGTCCAGGTAGACCGCCATGAAGAATTCGCCGACGTGATCGCCGACCGATTGAACAAGACCTCCGGGGTGCGCAGCACGCGCACCCACATCGCTTTCCGTCAGTACGGCACCGAGGACATGGATGCCGCTTTCGCGATCGGGCTCGACTGA
- the ctaE gene encoding aa3-type cytochrome oxidase subunit III — protein sequence MASVATMVWLASELMFFAGLFAIYFTIRSVRPDLWADGTAKLNFWFAFVNTLILVISSVWCQFGVFAAEQGRGSRTGKLLTLHPIKEWGMREWYVLTYLFGAVFVAGQVWEYATLTSEGMTLSHNAYTSAFYITTGFHGIHVTGGLIAFLLIIGRSFTSRRYTHRQATGAIVTSYYWHFVDVVWIALFVTIYILK from the coding sequence ATGGCATCGGTCGCGACCATGGTCTGGTTGGCCAGCGAACTGATGTTCTTCGCGGGACTCTTCGCCATCTACTTCACCATCCGCTCCGTTCGACCGGACCTGTGGGCCGATGGCACCGCCAAGTTGAACTTCTGGTTCGCCTTCGTCAACACGCTGATCCTGGTCATTTCCTCGGTGTGGTGTCAGTTCGGGGTCTTCGCCGCGGAGCAAGGCCGGGGGTCACGTACCGGGAAGCTCCTGACCCTCCATCCGATCAAGGAATGGGGCATGCGCGAGTGGTACGTCCTGACCTATCTCTTCGGCGCGGTCTTCGTTGCCGGGCAGGTCTGGGAGTACGCAACCCTCACCTCCGAGGGCATGACACTGAGTCACAACGCCTACACCTCGGCCTTCTACATCACCACCGGTTTCCACGGCATCCACGTCACAGGAGGGTTGATCGCCTTCCTGCTCATCATCGGACGCAGCTTCACCTCGCGCCGTTATACCCACAGGCAGGCCACCGGCGCCATCGTCACTTCGTACTACTGGCATTTCGTCGACGTGGTGTGGATCGCACTGTTCGTCACGATCTACATCTTGAAGTAA
- the qcrC gene encoding cytochrome bc1 complex diheme cytochrome c subunit, translating to MKALAARRRHPAAFVILLLLGLLMTGGAYSFFAPGSAQAEAGSSSQDIETGKKLFMANCTTCHGANATGTPDGPSLVGVGAAAVDFQVGTGRMPLPQQNVQAKRNKVQFSDTEIKQMAAYVASLGPGPAVPDQKYITAEGANLARGGDIFRVNCAMCHNYAGSGGALTRGKFAPPLRGIEGKHIYEAMLTGPQSMPVFNDQNITPEEKRDVIAYLHELDKANNTGGHTLGSFGPVADGFFLWLIAIPIMIGSAVWLGRKAA from the coding sequence GTGAAAGCCCTCGCCGCCCGCCGTCGACACCCCGCCGCCTTCGTCATCCTTCTCCTGCTCGGGCTACTGATGACCGGCGGCGCTTACAGCTTCTTCGCCCCTGGTTCCGCGCAGGCTGAAGCGGGCTCCTCCTCCCAGGACATCGAAACCGGCAAGAAGCTCTTCATGGCGAACTGCACGACCTGCCACGGCGCCAATGCCACCGGAACCCCGGACGGGCCGAGTCTCGTCGGGGTAGGTGCCGCTGCGGTGGACTTCCAGGTCGGGACCGGACGCATGCCACTGCCCCAGCAAAATGTCCAGGCCAAGCGCAACAAGGTGCAGTTCAGCGACACCGAGATCAAGCAGATGGCCGCTTATGTCGCTTCCCTGGGCCCCGGCCCCGCAGTTCCCGATCAGAAGTACATCACCGCCGAGGGCGCCAACCTGGCCCGTGGTGGGGACATCTTCAGGGTCAACTGCGCCATGTGCCACAACTACGCCGGGTCAGGCGGAGCCCTGACCCGAGGGAAGTTCGCTCCCCCGTTGCGAGGAATCGAAGGCAAACACATCTACGAGGCGATGCTCACCGGGCCTCAGTCCATGCCGGTCTTCAACGACCAGAACATCACTCCCGAAGAAAAACGGGATGTGATCGCTTATCTGCATGAACTGGACAAAGCCAACAACACCGGCGGGCACACCCTGGGTTCCTTCGGCCCGGTCGCCGACGGCTTCTTCCTGTGGCTGATCGCCATCCCGATCATGATCGGCTCCGCCGTTTGGCTGGGCCGCAAGGCCGCCTGA
- the trpD gene encoding anthranilate phosphoribosyltransferase produces the protein MTAGPSWPTILTALLSGHDLTPLQTTWAWRHIMNGEASPARLAAFVVALRAKGETVGELAAISEEMLAHARPITVPGPTLDIVGTGGDGSHSVNISTMAALVCAGAGATIVKHGNRAASSSSGTADVLEELGVALDLGPEQVAEVARTSGMTFCFAQVFHPAMRHAAGPRRDLGIPTVFNILGPLTNPARPTHAAIGVADQAFAPLMAGVFASRGRDTAVLRGDDGLDELTISTTSKVWWVRDGAVREYRVDPDELGVTRSPLSALRGGNPAQNAQVVREVLAGRQGPVRDAVVLNAGLALAIMSPDSGHEHRDFVHDLRQGMDRAEESIDTGSAARALDRWRSATRACRGR, from the coding sequence GTGACGGCCGGTCCTAGCTGGCCCACGATCTTGACCGCTTTGCTGTCCGGTCACGACCTGACTCCTTTGCAGACGACCTGGGCATGGCGTCACATCATGAACGGTGAGGCGTCTCCGGCACGGCTGGCTGCTTTCGTGGTCGCTTTACGGGCCAAGGGTGAGACGGTAGGTGAGCTGGCCGCCATCTCTGAGGAGATGCTGGCGCACGCCCGACCGATCACGGTTCCTGGCCCCACCTTGGACATCGTGGGCACGGGCGGGGACGGTTCACACAGCGTGAACATCTCGACGATGGCAGCTCTGGTGTGCGCCGGTGCGGGGGCGACCATCGTGAAGCACGGTAATCGTGCAGCCTCTTCGAGCTCGGGGACCGCTGACGTCTTGGAAGAACTCGGCGTCGCGCTGGACCTTGGGCCGGAACAGGTCGCCGAGGTGGCCCGCACGTCGGGGATGACTTTCTGCTTCGCGCAGGTCTTTCACCCTGCGATGCGACATGCCGCAGGGCCGCGCCGTGACTTGGGTATCCCGACGGTCTTCAACATCCTGGGTCCACTGACCAATCCGGCTCGGCCGACCCATGCCGCGATCGGTGTCGCCGATCAGGCCTTTGCACCGCTCATGGCGGGGGTTTTCGCTTCCCGGGGGCGAGATACCGCCGTGCTGCGTGGTGACGACGGGCTCGACGAGCTCACGATCTCCACCACATCGAAGGTGTGGTGGGTGCGTGATGGAGCTGTGCGTGAGTACCGTGTCGATCCGGACGAATTAGGAGTCACCCGATCACCTTTGTCGGCTCTGCGCGGCGGAAATCCAGCTCAGAACGCTCAGGTGGTTCGGGAGGTCCTGGCCGGACGGCAGGGCCCGGTTCGAGACGCTGTGGTGCTCAACGCCGGCCTCGCATTGGCGATCATGAGTCCGGACAGCGGACACGAGCACCGGGACTTCGTTCATGATCTGCGCCAGGGGATGGACCGGGCCGAGGAATCGATCGACACCGGATCCGCCGCAAGGGCGCTGGATCGTTGGCGGTCGGCGACCCGTGCCTGCCGTGGACGCTGA
- the qcrA gene encoding cytochrome bc1 complex Rieske iron-sulfur subunit, with product MNENGSPSGATGNSRPENPHVTGHEVSLGDGHVPGTAVAVTDRFENPGLPPHVLRHADVDERAARRAERQVAGLFCLSIVGTIGFVVAYFTLPMNHMVFVPFFGNLDLLHTLFGLFLGFSLLGIGLGAVHWAKTLMPDEEVVEHRHPVVSSEEDRQGVLDTLQRGMEESQLGRRKLIRLAGGTSLAIFALPLLIQVVGGLGKMGDADRELRNTFWRKGLRLMTDPENRPIKATDVTLGSVYHVLPEGIHDKPKQKPAPGQTFDHDENLGVLERKAKAAVLLMRLDPAKFASTKARDWGFQGIVAYSKICTHAGCPVGLYEQQTHHLLCPCHQSTFDVTNDCEVVFGPAKRPLPQLKITVDKEGYLVADQGFMEPVGPSFWTRAR from the coding sequence ATGAACGAGAACGGCTCTCCTTCCGGGGCGACAGGGAACAGTCGTCCTGAGAACCCGCATGTGACCGGCCACGAAGTCTCCTTGGGGGACGGGCACGTCCCCGGCACAGCTGTAGCTGTCACCGATCGCTTCGAGAATCCCGGTCTGCCCCCGCATGTCCTGCGGCACGCCGATGTCGACGAGCGCGCGGCGAGACGTGCTGAACGGCAAGTAGCCGGGCTCTTCTGTTTGTCCATCGTGGGCACGATCGGTTTTGTCGTCGCCTATTTCACCCTGCCGATGAACCACATGGTTTTCGTCCCCTTCTTCGGGAACCTGGACCTGTTGCACACCCTCTTCGGACTCTTCCTGGGTTTCTCGCTCCTGGGCATCGGCCTGGGCGCAGTGCACTGGGCCAAGACCTTGATGCCCGATGAGGAGGTCGTCGAGCACCGACACCCCGTGGTCTCCAGCGAGGAGGACCGCCAAGGTGTGCTGGACACCTTGCAGCGCGGCATGGAAGAGAGCCAGCTGGGTCGGCGAAAACTGATCCGCCTGGCGGGCGGAACCTCCTTGGCCATCTTCGCCCTGCCCTTACTGATTCAAGTCGTCGGCGGGCTGGGCAAGATGGGCGACGCTGACCGAGAGCTGCGCAACACCTTCTGGCGTAAGGGGCTACGCCTGATGACCGATCCGGAGAACCGCCCGATCAAAGCGACAGATGTGACCCTCGGCTCGGTCTATCACGTCCTCCCCGAGGGAATCCACGACAAGCCCAAGCAAAAACCTGCTCCTGGACAGACCTTCGACCACGACGAGAACCTGGGCGTCCTGGAGCGCAAGGCGAAAGCCGCTGTCCTCCTCATGCGTCTGGATCCTGCGAAGTTCGCCAGCACCAAGGCCCGCGACTGGGGATTCCAAGGGATCGTGGCCTACAGCAAGATCTGCACCCACGCAGGCTGCCCGGTCGGCCTGTACGAGCAGCAGACCCACCATCTCCTCTGTCCCTGCCACCAATCGACCTTCGATGTCACCAATGACTGCGAGGTCGTCTTCGGCCCGGCGAAACGCCCTCTGCCGCAGCTGAAGATCACCGTGGATAAAGAGGGATACCTGGTCGCCGACCAGGGATTCATGGAGCCTGTCGGACCGAGCTTCTGGACGCGTGCGCGATGA
- a CDS encoding response regulator transcription factor, with protein sequence MSTSPESAVDAAATEGAAAPRRLRVLLYSDDRSTRDAVRVAVGKRPSREVEIESWFECATPVAAEEAVRSNTFDLLILDGESAPFGGLGMCRQFKHEIFECPPVVVLTGRPQDDWLAAWSYADGVVPHPLDPVQMAKVVAETSAREAVTPA encoded by the coding sequence ATGAGCACCTCCCCCGAATCCGCTGTCGATGCCGCAGCAACCGAGGGTGCCGCCGCGCCCCGTCGCCTACGTGTCCTTCTTTACAGCGACGACCGGTCCACACGGGATGCCGTGCGGGTCGCCGTCGGTAAACGTCCCTCCCGTGAGGTGGAGATCGAGTCGTGGTTCGAGTGCGCAACCCCGGTGGCGGCTGAGGAAGCTGTTCGATCGAATACTTTCGACCTGTTGATCCTCGACGGGGAGTCTGCACCTTTCGGTGGGCTCGGGATGTGCCGCCAGTTCAAGCATGAGATCTTCGAATGCCCTCCCGTGGTCGTGCTCACCGGTCGGCCACAGGACGACTGGCTCGCCGCCTGGTCTTATGCCGACGGCGTGGTCCCGCATCCGCTCGACCCGGTGCAGATGGCGAAAGTGGTTGCCGAGACATCGGCGCGGGAAGCGGTGACTCCGGCTTGA